A genomic region of Sulfobacillus acidophilus DSM 10332 contains the following coding sequences:
- a CDS encoding UPF0145 protein ybjQ (PFAM: Domain of unknown function (DUF74)~COGs: COG0393 conserved hypothetical protein~HAMAP: UPF0145 protein ybjQ~InterPro IPR002765~KEGG: mbn:Mboo_1021 hypothetical protein~PFAM: Uncharacterised protein family UPF0145~SPTR: UPF0145 protein Mboo_1021) has product MDEMVVVNTPYVPGYRIVQVLGPTWGTVVRSRGIGYQVAAGLRSLAGGEIKEFTNMLNDARQRALDRLRDHARTLGANAVIGMAFDSSEFGQNMSEILAYGTAVVIEAESAESSPVRLV; this is encoded by the coding sequence TTGGACGAAATGGTGGTCGTTAATACCCCGTATGTTCCCGGTTATCGCATTGTTCAGGTACTGGGTCCCACCTGGGGAACCGTGGTACGCAGTCGGGGCATTGGATATCAGGTGGCGGCCGGGCTTCGGTCTTTGGCAGGAGGAGAAATCAAAGAGTTTACGAATATGCTGAATGACGCCCGGCAACGTGCGTTGGACCGACTAAGGGATCACGCCCGAACGCTGGGGGCGAACGCGGTGATAGGTATGGCTTTTGATTCTTCGGAATTCGGCCAAAACATGTCGGAAATTTTGGCTTATGGGACGGCGGTTGTCATTGAAGCGGAATCGGCCGAATCGTCGCCGGTTCGGTTGGTCTAG
- a CDS encoding diguanylate phosphodiesterase with GAF sensor(s) (PFAM: EAL domain; GAF domain~COGs: COG2200 FOG: EAL domain~InterPro IPR001633:IPR003018~KEGG: dvl:Dvul_1210 diguanylate cyclase/phosphodiesterase~PFAM: Diguanylate phosphodiesterase, predicted; GAF~SMART: Diguanylate phosphodiesterase, predicted; GAF~SPTR: EAL domain/GGDEF domain protein), whose translation MASLTPDNIVHLYPRWQQTGSLHIVFQPLFHLPSGHVFGWEALSRPQIADQPLGIAELLESATYHHELSAFDRRAIWEALHQARARGLSAKFRLFVNIFPETLYHPDWVIHAVHHAGLSPEQIVLELSERESLPEGHLDQLLAPFRAQGMAVALDDFGAGYSGLNRLVEMHPEYAKIDITLVRHIDSDHVKHALVESTVRFSAETGHIQLLAEGIEREAELLVLHDMGITLGQGYLLGKPEPVLSRPRYQIPPSPPRVRAGAKEQLTTVITLAQRLLAGLAAGEGLIPHLIAALARLLNPDLVIFFRHQGDFLYAEEAHPPLDEKWQRLPVSPAYLSFDALAKRQTIVFQTPEEGVRSPAIHEWGMASGMFVPVYTPAYSWGFFFIGYRIPMGVRAHDVTLAEGIARLMGLGLLSYQNPVPLSNIPLGEPVFEALAALLQSRTQDQLLAKVVDAALSVSGGHLGWIGILRDDELYCITPQQEAFSFAAAPFFDPATSDGQGPVGRTLRNRTTVVIPDILKDASLAPWRDEMIQDGIRSAVGIPLVAGDRVLGLLKVYHSRAGGFDSGHIRRLEALAALATSILIRQV comes from the coding sequence GTGGCTTCCCTGACGCCCGACAACATCGTCCACCTCTATCCCCGCTGGCAACAGACGGGATCGCTTCACATCGTGTTTCAACCGTTGTTTCATTTGCCCAGTGGCCACGTCTTCGGCTGGGAGGCGCTGAGCCGTCCGCAGATCGCCGATCAGCCACTGGGCATTGCCGAATTATTAGAGTCCGCAACCTATCACCACGAATTAAGCGCCTTTGACCGACGGGCCATCTGGGAGGCGCTTCACCAAGCCCGCGCGCGAGGACTGTCCGCCAAATTTCGATTATTTGTCAATATCTTCCCCGAAACTCTCTATCACCCGGATTGGGTCATCCACGCGGTTCACCATGCCGGACTCTCACCGGAGCAAATTGTGCTCGAACTATCGGAGCGCGAATCCTTACCGGAAGGTCATTTGGATCAGCTCCTGGCTCCCTTTCGGGCGCAAGGAATGGCTGTTGCCCTGGATGATTTTGGCGCCGGGTATTCCGGACTGAATCGACTGGTGGAAATGCATCCCGAGTATGCCAAAATCGATATCACTTTAGTTCGCCACATTGATTCGGATCACGTCAAACATGCCTTGGTGGAAAGCACGGTCCGGTTTTCCGCAGAAACCGGCCACATTCAATTGTTGGCGGAAGGGATCGAACGCGAGGCCGAACTTTTGGTGCTCCACGACATGGGTATCACGCTCGGGCAAGGATATCTCTTAGGAAAACCCGAGCCCGTCTTATCCCGCCCCCGGTATCAGATTCCGCCCTCGCCGCCTCGGGTTAGGGCGGGTGCCAAAGAACAATTGACCACGGTCATTACGCTCGCCCAAAGGCTTTTAGCCGGGCTGGCAGCCGGCGAAGGGCTTATTCCCCACCTCATTGCCGCTCTGGCCCGGCTGTTAAATCCCGATCTGGTGATTTTCTTTCGGCATCAAGGAGACTTTTTATATGCCGAGGAAGCTCATCCGCCTCTCGACGAAAAATGGCAGCGCCTGCCTGTCTCACCGGCCTATCTCAGTTTTGACGCCCTCGCCAAGCGCCAAACCATCGTCTTTCAAACCCCCGAAGAGGGCGTCCGGAGTCCTGCGATTCATGAGTGGGGCATGGCCTCCGGCATGTTTGTCCCTGTCTATACTCCCGCCTATAGCTGGGGTTTTTTCTTCATTGGGTACCGTATCCCGATGGGGGTAAGGGCCCACGATGTCACCCTCGCCGAAGGAATCGCCCGTTTAATGGGGCTAGGGCTTCTGTCGTATCAAAATCCCGTCCCTCTCAGCAACATCCCCTTAGGAGAACCGGTGTTCGAAGCCTTAGCGGCACTCTTGCAGTCAAGGACCCAAGATCAGCTGCTGGCCAAAGTGGTCGATGCCGCCTTATCGGTCAGCGGAGGGCATTTAGGGTGGATCGGCATTTTGCGGGACGACGAGCTCTATTGTATCACCCCGCAACAAGAAGCCTTTTCCTTTGCTGCCGCTCCGTTCTTTGACCCGGCCACCTCCGACGGCCAAGGCCCGGTCGGGCGCACCTTGCGCAATCGCACCACCGTGGTTATTCCCGATATCTTGAAAGATGCCTCCCTCGCTCCCTGGCGCGACGAGATGATTCAAGACGGCATTCGTTCCGCGGTAGGCATTCCGTTGGTGGCCGGAGACCGGGTACTGGGGTTATTGAAAGTCTATCATAGCCGGGCCGGCGGTTTTGACAGCGGGCACATTCGCCGATTAGAAGCCCTAGCCGCGCTGGCCACCAGCATTTTAATACGTCAGGTTTAA
- a CDS encoding 3-isopropylmalate dehydratase, small subunit (PFAM: Aconitase C-terminal domain~TIGRFAM: 3-isopropylmalate dehydratase, small subunit~COGs: COG0066 3-isopropylmalate dehydratase small subunit~HAMAP: 3-isopropylmalate dehydratase, small subunit region~InterPro IPR004431:IPR000573~KEGG: sth:STH2115 3-isopropylmalate dehydratase small subunit~PFAM: Aconitase A/isopropylmalate dehydratase small subunit, swivel~SPTR: 3-isopropylmalate dehydratase small subunit;~TIGRFAM: 3-isopropylmalate dehydratase, small subunit region), translated as MRPLVRHHGIVAPLDRANIDTDQIIPKQFLKRVERTGFGQFLFYDWRTLPNGEPNPEFLLNQAPYDHASILVAGSNFGCGSSREHAPWALEDFGFRVLIAPSFADIFYNNCFQNGILPVTLADSQVRQLIARATEEPGYQLTVDLEAEKIFSDDHTIEWSFTIDPYRRETLLHGLDAIARTLTLEEAIRAYEAAHPL; from the coding sequence ATGAGGCCGCTGGTCCGCCACCATGGCATTGTCGCACCCTTAGACCGTGCGAATATTGATACCGACCAAATTATCCCCAAGCAATTCTTAAAGCGCGTCGAGCGCACCGGATTTGGCCAGTTTTTGTTTTATGACTGGCGCACTTTGCCGAACGGCGAACCAAACCCTGAATTCCTCTTGAACCAAGCTCCCTATGACCACGCCTCCATCTTGGTCGCCGGTTCCAACTTCGGTTGCGGGTCGTCGCGGGAGCATGCTCCCTGGGCGCTGGAAGATTTCGGCTTTCGGGTCCTCATCGCCCCGTCCTTTGCCGACATCTTTTATAACAATTGTTTTCAGAATGGGATTTTACCCGTCACCTTGGCGGATTCGCAGGTCCGCCAATTAATCGCCCGGGCGACGGAAGAGCCCGGCTATCAACTCACGGTGGATCTGGAAGCGGAAAAAATCTTCAGCGACGATCACACGATAGAATGGTCGTTTACCATTGATCCGTATCGCCGCGAAACCTTATTGCACGGGTTGGACGCGATTGCCCGGACTTTGACTCTGGAAGAGGCCATCAGAGCTTATGAGGCGGCTCACCCACTTTAA
- a CDS encoding leucyl-tRNA synthetase (PFAM: tRNA synthetases class I (I, L, M and V); Anticodon-binding domain~TIGRFAM: leucyl-tRNA synthetase, eubacterial and mitochondrial family~COGs: COG0495 Leucyl-tRNA synthetase~InterPro IPR002302:IPR015413:IPR013155~KEGG: bts:Btus_1210 leucyl-tRNA synthetase~PFAM: Valyl/Leucyl/Isoleucyl-tRNA synthetase, class I, anticodon-binding; Aminoacyl-tRNA synthetase, class I (M)~SPTR: Leucyl-tRNA synthetase;~TIGRFAM: Leucyl-tRNA synthetase, class Ia, bacterial/mitochondrial) encodes MQTESGTTGRLERDHYDVKSVERFWQERWEKDALYRTRPDDRQKFYCLEQFPYPSGHLHMGHVRVYTLGDVIARYRRMRGYSVLHPMGWDAFGLPAENAAIKNGIPPKISTLNNIDYMRQQMRQMGLSFDWSREVTTCLPDYYRFTQELFLLFYERGLAYQKAGAVNWCPSCETVLANEQVEDGRCWRCDSVVTKRDLTQWYFRITEYADRLLEGLDRVDWPNEIKAQQIHWIGKSEGAEVHFPVQGLDDVIRVFTTRPDTLYGATYVVLAPEHPLVEKLVQNRPEQNQVREFVAAERVRSDIERTSETTEKRGVFTGAYALHPLTGEALPIWVANYVLVDYGTGAVMGVPAHDVRDYHYATKYELPIRPVIQPTDGQSADLPYVEPGVLINSGSFSGLASTEAKGAISRHLESIGRGKPRITYRMRDWLISRQRYWGAPIPMIHCPHCGVVPVPKRDLPVLLPENVVFTGRGASPLAQVEDWVNTECPVCHGPARRETDTMDTFVDSSWYYFRYTSPEAQDRPFDFEQANYWMPVDEYVGGKEHAVLHLLYSRFFTKVLYDAGWVAVDEPFKRLLAQGMVVYQGAKMSKSKGNTLSPEEILREWGTDATRLFMLFAAPPEKDFEWSQQGVEGTFRFLQRVYRLVTRPFADARASSPEAEERVQRANARAIKKVTEDLGDRRAFNTAVSALMELTNALYQDIEQVSPELRQHVLESLVLLLAPMAPHLAEELWHHLGHTESVHLAAWPDYDPKWLEERQIEIALQVNGKVRGRMVITPDWDETRIREEALQYLQAQIEGRRVVKTIVIPTRLVNVVVA; translated from the coding sequence GTGCAGACAGAATCAGGAACGACGGGGCGATTGGAACGTGACCACTATGACGTCAAATCGGTAGAACGCTTTTGGCAAGAGCGGTGGGAAAAAGATGCGCTATATCGGACCCGCCCGGATGACCGACAAAAATTTTATTGTTTAGAACAATTTCCTTATCCTTCGGGACACTTGCACATGGGCCATGTGCGTGTCTATACGTTGGGGGATGTGATTGCCCGATATCGCCGGATGCGCGGGTATAGTGTTCTGCATCCCATGGGATGGGATGCCTTTGGATTGCCGGCGGAAAATGCTGCCATTAAAAATGGTATTCCCCCTAAAATTTCCACTCTGAATAATATTGACTATATGCGCCAGCAAATGCGCCAAATGGGCTTATCGTTTGATTGGAGTCGGGAAGTTACTACATGTCTGCCCGACTACTACCGGTTTACTCAAGAGCTATTCCTCCTTTTCTATGAGCGAGGCTTGGCCTACCAAAAGGCGGGTGCGGTGAACTGGTGTCCCAGTTGTGAAACCGTCTTAGCGAACGAACAAGTGGAAGACGGCCGCTGCTGGCGATGTGATTCGGTGGTGACCAAACGCGACCTCACCCAATGGTATTTTCGTATCACGGAATATGCCGATCGGTTGCTGGAGGGGCTAGACCGGGTTGATTGGCCGAATGAAATCAAAGCCCAGCAGATTCACTGGATCGGAAAAAGCGAAGGCGCTGAAGTGCATTTTCCGGTGCAGGGGCTCGACGATGTCATCCGGGTATTCACGACCCGACCGGATACTCTTTACGGGGCGACCTATGTCGTCTTGGCACCGGAGCATCCGTTAGTGGAAAAGCTCGTTCAGAATCGACCGGAACAAAACCAGGTCCGCGAATTTGTGGCGGCGGAACGGGTGCGTAGTGACATTGAGCGAACCAGCGAGACGACCGAAAAGCGGGGGGTGTTTACCGGCGCCTATGCATTACATCCTTTAACCGGCGAAGCCTTACCGATTTGGGTAGCCAACTACGTGCTGGTCGATTATGGGACGGGGGCCGTCATGGGGGTTCCCGCACACGATGTGCGCGATTACCATTACGCGACAAAATACGAGCTGCCGATTCGTCCCGTCATTCAGCCGACGGACGGCCAGTCGGCGGATTTACCCTATGTCGAACCGGGCGTGCTGATCAACTCTGGAAGCTTCAGCGGGTTGGCTTCCACAGAAGCCAAAGGCGCCATAAGCCGTCATCTGGAATCCATTGGACGCGGTAAGCCTCGGATTACTTACCGGATGCGGGATTGGTTGATTTCCCGACAGCGGTATTGGGGAGCGCCCATTCCGATGATTCATTGCCCGCATTGCGGTGTGGTGCCGGTCCCCAAACGGGATTTGCCGGTTCTTCTCCCCGAAAATGTGGTATTTACGGGTCGGGGCGCTTCGCCCTTGGCCCAAGTGGAGGACTGGGTCAACACGGAATGCCCGGTCTGCCACGGTCCTGCACGGCGGGAAACGGATACGATGGACACTTTTGTCGATTCTAGTTGGTATTACTTCCGGTACACTTCGCCGGAGGCCCAAGATCGCCCGTTTGACTTCGAACAGGCCAATTATTGGATGCCGGTGGATGAATATGTCGGCGGTAAAGAGCATGCCGTTTTGCATCTCTTATATTCCCGCTTTTTCACCAAAGTACTGTACGACGCCGGTTGGGTGGCGGTAGATGAGCCATTTAAGCGGCTCTTGGCACAGGGGATGGTGGTCTATCAAGGGGCAAAGATGTCGAAGTCTAAGGGCAACACGTTGAGCCCGGAAGAAATTTTACGGGAATGGGGTACCGATGCCACCCGGCTTTTCATGTTATTTGCGGCCCCGCCGGAAAAAGACTTCGAGTGGTCTCAGCAAGGGGTCGAAGGCACGTTTCGCTTTTTGCAGCGGGTCTATCGGCTGGTAACCCGCCCGTTTGCGGACGCTCGTGCCTCCTCTCCGGAAGCCGAAGAACGAGTACAGCGAGCGAATGCGCGGGCGATTAAGAAAGTGACGGAGGATTTGGGCGACCGGCGAGCCTTTAATACGGCGGTGAGTGCCTTAATGGAACTGACGAATGCCCTGTACCAAGATATTGAGCAGGTCTCGCCGGAGCTTCGTCAGCACGTGCTGGAATCGCTGGTCTTGTTGTTGGCGCCCATGGCCCCTCATTTGGCCGAGGAACTCTGGCATCATTTGGGTCACACGGAGAGTGTCCATCTCGCCGCTTGGCCGGACTACGATCCAAAATGGTTAGAGGAACGTCAAATTGAGATTGCGCTGCAAGTCAACGGGAAAGTACGGGGACGGATGGTGATTACCCCGGATTGGGATGAGACGCGAATTCGGGAAGAGGCGCTGCAATATCTCCAAGCGCAAATAGAGGGTCGCCGTGTGGTCAAAACCATTGTCATTCCGACCCGGCTGGTAAATGTGGTGGTGGCTTGA
- a CDS encoding formyltetrahydrofolate deformylase (PFAM: ACT domain; Formyl transferase~TIGRFAM: formyltetrahydrofolate deformylase~COGs: COG0788 Formyltetrahydrofolate hydrolase~InterPro IPR004810:IPR002912:IPR002376~KEGG: gmc:GY4MC1_1957 formyltetrahydrofolate deformylase~PFAM: Formyl transferase, N-terminal; Amino acid-binding ACT~PRIAM: Formyltetrahydrofolate deformylase~SPTR: Formyltetrahydrofolate deformylase;~TIGRFAM: Formyltetrahydrofolate deformylase), whose translation MSTRTPFRLLIACPDRPGIIAHVSSTLAHHGANITAFDQHSEGGDQGMFFMRAEFDLPDAEILFLRQALEALAPAYHMHWRLTPTAYRPRLAIWVSRESHCLTELVGQVESGDIAADIALILGNHEDLKPIADRHDIPFYTVPVDPQNKEASEAIADELMARYAVDTIVLARYMQILTPEFVARYPQRIINIHHSFLPAFIGPRPYHQAYARGVKLIGATAHYVTADLDAGPIIEQDVHRVDHRYGLEDFKRIGRYVERMVLARAVAWHVEERVLVYQNRTVVFPW comes from the coding sequence ATGTCCACCCGAACACCTTTCCGCCTCCTGATTGCCTGCCCGGACCGGCCCGGCATCATTGCCCATGTGTCGAGCACGCTCGCTCATCACGGAGCCAATATCACCGCTTTTGATCAGCATTCGGAAGGGGGCGATCAGGGCATGTTTTTCATGCGCGCCGAGTTTGATCTGCCCGATGCGGAAATTCTCTTCTTAAGACAAGCGTTAGAGGCCTTGGCCCCGGCGTACCATATGCATTGGCGGCTCACCCCTACAGCCTACAGGCCCCGGTTGGCGATCTGGGTATCGCGAGAAAGCCACTGCCTAACGGAACTCGTTGGCCAAGTCGAATCCGGCGATATTGCCGCCGACATCGCCCTTATTCTCGGTAACCATGAAGACTTAAAGCCCATCGCCGACCGACACGACATCCCGTTTTACACCGTGCCGGTCGACCCTCAAAATAAAGAGGCCAGTGAGGCCATAGCCGACGAACTTATGGCCCGCTATGCCGTTGACACCATTGTATTGGCTCGCTATATGCAAATCCTGACCCCCGAGTTTGTCGCTCGCTACCCCCAGCGCATTATCAACATTCACCACTCGTTCTTGCCCGCTTTTATAGGCCCGCGACCCTACCATCAAGCCTATGCCCGAGGGGTCAAACTCATCGGAGCCACCGCCCACTATGTGACCGCCGACCTTGATGCCGGCCCGATTATCGAACAAGATGTTCACCGAGTCGACCATCGCTACGGCCTCGAAGACTTTAAGCGGATCGGTCGCTATGTCGAACGGATGGTGCTGGCGCGAGCGGTGGCGTGGCATGTGGAAGAGCGAGTGCTGGTGTACCAAAACCGAACGGTGGTGTTTCCCTGGTAA
- a CDS encoding short-chain dehydrogenase/reductase SDR (PFAM: short chain dehydrogenase~COGs: COG1028 Dehydrogenase with different specificities (related to short-chain alcohol dehydrogenase)~InterPro IPR002198~KEGG: afo:Afer_1087 short-chain dehydrogenase/reductase SDR~PFAM: Short-chain dehydrogenase/reductase SDR~SPTR: Short-chain dehydrogenase/reductase SDR) codes for MENHAILGTGLSSGIGRALIPLLMAEGPVVALGRQHPGPGVEFVPADFRDPDRHYLAELDRVAGNRPFRGFVHVAGVVFSDKIETGTLSEWDATWRVNCDSAYALGRWLVPRLTAPASIVLVGSVDAWYQSQDGPAASYGASKAALVGLMRQWAAEWGPRGIRVNVVAPGALNTGNGPQAGEVVEQLQKRIALGRLGRAPEVASVIHFLLSPASSYITGAVIPVDGGLNLTY; via the coding sequence ATGGAAAATCACGCCATATTAGGGACCGGCCTGTCGTCGGGGATTGGTCGGGCGTTGATTCCGCTTCTTATGGCGGAAGGACCGGTGGTGGCTCTGGGGCGCCAACATCCGGGACCCGGGGTGGAGTTCGTTCCGGCGGATTTTCGGGATCCTGATCGGCACTATTTGGCGGAACTGGACAGGGTCGCCGGAAATCGCCCGTTTCGGGGGTTTGTGCATGTAGCCGGCGTGGTCTTTAGTGACAAAATCGAAACCGGCACCCTCTCGGAATGGGACGCTACCTGGCGCGTGAATTGTGATAGTGCGTATGCCCTCGGGCGATGGCTGGTCCCCCGGTTGACGGCCCCGGCATCGATTGTCTTGGTGGGTAGCGTGGATGCCTGGTATCAAAGTCAAGACGGCCCGGCGGCGAGTTATGGCGCGTCCAAGGCTGCCCTGGTCGGCCTCATGCGGCAATGGGCGGCAGAGTGGGGACCTCGCGGGATTCGTGTCAACGTGGTCGCGCCCGGGGCCTTGAACACGGGTAACGGACCCCAAGCCGGCGAGGTGGTTGAGCAGCTCCAAAAGCGCATAGCGCTCGGACGGCTCGGGCGAGCGCCCGAGGTCGCGTCGGTGATCCACTTTCTTTTGTCTCCCGCCAGCTCCTATATTACCGGGGCGGTGATTCCGGTAGACGGCGGCTTAAACCTGACGTATTAA
- a CDS encoding 3-isopropylmalate dehydratase large subunit (PFAM: Aconitase family (aconitate hydratase)~TIGRFAM: 3-isopropylmalate dehydratase, large subunit~COGs: COG0065 3-isopropylmalate dehydratase large subunit~HAMAP: 3-isopropylmalate dehydratase, large subunit region~InterPro IPR004430:IPR001030~KEGG: sth:STH2116 isopropylmalate isomerase large subunit~PFAM: Aconitase/3-isopropylmalate dehydratase large subunit, alpha/beta/alpha~SPTR: 3-isopropylmalate dehydratase large subunit;~TIGRFAM: 3-isopropylmalate dehydratase, large subunit region), translated as MGPRTIFDKIWDAHIVWQGSTAEPTLLYIDRHYVHEVTSPQAFEGLRKEGRTVRRPDRTVAVMDHNVPTSDRSLPIQDTIAKRQMELLAENCREFGIPLYDLHHPDQGIVHIIGPELGLTQPGMTIVCGDSHTSTHGAFGSLAFGIGTSEVEHVLATQTLWQQKPKTMEVRFIGERPFGVTAKDMILALIGQITTAGATGYVIEYTGDAVKSLSMEERMTLCNMSIEAGARAGLVSPDETTINYLRGRRFAPADDQFDAKAAEWLALASDPGASYDRVVEVDLRRLAPMVTWGTSPGMVSPITATVPNPDEADDADTREAIRYALQYMDLQPGTPLSAIAIDRVFIGSCTNGRLEDLKRAAHVIQGKKVAPGVRAMVVPGSGQVKRQAEALGLDRIFTEAGFEWREPGCSMCLGMNPDILSPGERCASTSNRNFEGRQGRGGRTHLVSPEMAAAAAISGHFVDIREIMENEEVPS; from the coding sequence ATGGGCCCGCGAACAATATTCGATAAAATCTGGGATGCTCATATCGTGTGGCAAGGATCGACCGCTGAACCCACTCTCTTATATATCGACCGCCATTACGTCCATGAAGTGACATCACCGCAAGCCTTTGAGGGGCTTCGCAAAGAAGGCCGGACCGTCCGTCGGCCGGACCGGACCGTGGCGGTCATGGATCATAATGTGCCCACCAGCGACCGTTCATTGCCCATTCAAGACACTATCGCCAAACGGCAAATGGAACTATTGGCCGAGAATTGCCGGGAATTCGGCATTCCACTCTACGATCTGCACCACCCCGACCAAGGCATCGTCCACATTATTGGTCCCGAGCTCGGGCTGACCCAGCCGGGCATGACCATCGTTTGCGGAGACAGCCATACATCCACTCATGGCGCCTTCGGCTCGTTGGCCTTCGGCATCGGAACCAGTGAAGTGGAACATGTGTTGGCCACCCAAACTTTATGGCAACAGAAGCCGAAGACCATGGAGGTCCGGTTCATTGGCGAGCGTCCGTTTGGAGTCACGGCAAAGGACATGATTTTAGCCTTGATAGGCCAAATTACCACGGCCGGCGCTACCGGATATGTCATCGAATATACCGGCGATGCCGTCAAAAGCCTCTCGATGGAAGAGCGGATGACCCTTTGCAACATGTCGATCGAAGCCGGGGCCCGGGCAGGACTGGTGTCACCGGACGAGACGACCATTAACTATTTACGGGGTCGACGTTTTGCCCCGGCCGACGACCAATTTGACGCTAAAGCGGCCGAATGGTTGGCGCTCGCCTCGGATCCGGGCGCATCTTACGATCGGGTGGTCGAAGTCGACTTACGCCGACTCGCCCCGATGGTTACGTGGGGAACCTCCCCGGGTATGGTTTCCCCCATTACCGCGACGGTTCCCAATCCGGACGAGGCCGATGATGCCGATACTCGCGAGGCCATCCGCTATGCCCTCCAATATATGGATTTGCAGCCAGGCACCCCATTATCCGCGATTGCCATTGACCGGGTCTTTATTGGCTCCTGTACCAACGGACGGCTGGAAGATCTTAAGCGGGCGGCCCATGTCATCCAGGGTAAGAAAGTCGCCCCGGGTGTGCGGGCCATGGTCGTCCCCGGCTCTGGGCAGGTTAAACGGCAAGCCGAAGCGTTGGGCCTGGATCGGATTTTCACCGAAGCCGGGTTTGAATGGCGTGAACCGGGTTGCAGTATGTGTCTCGGCATGAATCCCGACATCTTGTCTCCGGGCGAGCGCTGTGCCTCCACTTCTAACCGAAACTTTGAGGGCCGGCAAGGCCGCGGAGGCCGCACGCATTTGGTCAGTCCGGAAATGGCCGCGGCAGCCGCCATTTCCGGCCATTTCGTGGATATCCGAGAAATTATGGAAAACGAGGAGGTGCCGTCATGA
- a CDS encoding amino acid-binding ACT domain protein (PFAM: ACT domain~InterPro IPR002912~PFAM: Amino acid-binding ACT) — translation MGYRIDVEMALVPGATHRLFALLAQRHIDVEAAAFHSDRQAGRIRATVDVEVSEAVVGRLARQLARHQDIYQITVHQDGRPLTARVKPTLKAWHVRRMNIDIKKGACL, via the coding sequence ATGGGATATCGAATTGATGTGGAAATGGCGCTTGTGCCAGGGGCGACCCATCGGCTTTTCGCGCTACTCGCGCAGCGGCATATTGACGTCGAAGCGGCAGCGTTTCACAGTGACCGGCAGGCGGGACGGATTCGGGCCACGGTAGATGTAGAGGTGAGTGAGGCAGTCGTCGGCCGATTGGCGCGTCAATTGGCACGGCATCAAGATATCTACCAGATTACCGTCCATCAGGACGGGCGACCGCTAACAGCCCGGGTGAAACCGACTCTTAAGGCTTGGCACGTCCGGCGGATGAACATTGACATCAAGAAAGGGGCTTGTTTATGA